A window of Rosa rugosa chromosome 7, drRosRugo1.1, whole genome shotgun sequence genomic DNA:
ATCGTCCAGACTCCAGATGTGTTGATTTGATTACCAGGCTGTCAACCTCAGATCGAGAGAAAGGTGAGGCTTCGCGTCTTCGAAACTGAGTAGCGACGGGGGTCGGGGCTGTTAGCCTAACAGGggtcagagagagagggagagggagaggtcgGGGGTCGGGGCTGAGTTGGAAAATGGAAACGAGTTCGGGACAGAGAGACTGAGGTCTGAGAGAGAGGGAATGAGGGATGGGTCGATACTTCGGGACTGAGAGAGGCGGATTGaggattttaggtttttagggtTTCCGCATATTGCATatacaaaacgacgtcgttttagGTACATTCGGTTTTTCGGTTTCGGCCGGgctgaaaccgaaaaccgaaccgaccagattcggtgcggtgcggtttttcgcttttcggtgcggttttgtTCGGCTTCGGTTCGGgtatcggtgcggtttttttcgaTTTTCGGTCTCACGAGCCCACCCCTACTAGTTTCTACTATCAGATATCatctcaaaaacaaaatcaaggccGATTCTAGATTTGAGCCAGGCATAAAGTGATTAACATGAGTTAAGCTAACCGCAATTGGTGTGATTATTTTGTTCATTACAGTGAAGTCGCACTAAGAATGTCCCTAAATTCTTGCCTCTAAAAGGGCACATACCCCCGAAAGCAAAATGAAGTCAATTTCACTcgattgttgttgtttttttttttttttttttggagaatgcaCTCGATTGTTGtttagaatgaaaagaaaagaaaaaaggggatTCAATTAGACAGTTGACCAAGAAAAAAGTGATAAAACGCTGCCGTTTTGGTCCCGTAACTAAAGCTCTTAAAGTCTAAACCCTGTAATCCTCGTAAACCCCGAGTAGCAGAAAGGGCGAGACTCaaagttgaaacttgaaagcttgAATGGCGGGCCTCGTCTCCATGACCTTCTCTATACCTCTCTCTGCTTCACATACCTTCACTAATGTAAGTATTCAATTCCCAAACCTCttccccaacaaaaaaaaacttagcTTTCATTCCCCAAATTTACTTCAAACCACTATCTGGGCTGCTGTGAAATATGTTAGAACACTTGGGTTTTGATGTTAACACAACCAATGATTCAATCTAGTTTCTGGGTATTCCTTGTTTATGAGAAATAATTGTATGCAAACTGTTAGTATTTAGATAATGATGCCCTGATTGCATAGTTTGGGTTGTTTTGTAAAAATGAGTAATGTGTTTACTACTGATGCTCATTATTGAACTTTAGGAAGTACCTCTGGCAAAATCAGCTCTGGTTAGAGTTTCAAGCCGAAGAATTTCGGGATCAGGTTTTACTTCTTTGACCTACGTTATCTCAGATTCCACTGTGTTTACTAGGGAACTTCAAACATGATTAGTTCTTGTATTCAGTAACTTCCTGTTTAATTGTCTCACTGATTTTGCGTCGAAATTTACTGCTTTAGTTTGCTCTAAATGTAGCATTTGAAATTTTGCATCGAGTCGTATTTCAGTGCAATACTGGTGGTTGTCCAAAGAAGTTTACTTAAACCTATTAGATGGATAAAAGGTTGTACAATTCATGTTTTGCTATCCAGTTACACTCAGAAAATTGGGTAACCTTTTATGAAGATATTAGTAATCTGAAATGCTTCGGTATTGGTTTTCTGTGTGATTCTCTTCCACTTGACAGCATGTTACTGTCATGGAAATTTTGGTCTAATAGTTTAATATAGCAGAAGGTTTTCCTGCCTTTTAATTGCGTCATTCGACGCAAAGTTTGCATCATATGAATGAGTTTCCGCATACTGCGGATTGATGGTCTTTTTAGTGACTTGACAATAATTTCCCTAAATAAGACATGTCTAGAATGCATTTTGCCTTGCAAATGCAAACAGAACTTAAGCAAATGAGTGGACAAGGAGGTAAAGATGTAATGGGAGTTTTTTCTCAAAATATGCCCATATTTAGTCTTGCTTGAGAGaatggaaagaagaaagaagaagaggaagagatggATAGAACAAATAAACCTAAAATCTACTGAGCTGGTTTTAGAGAGCACAGGCTCTTCTATATTGATATGATCTTATTCAAAGACTTCTTTTTCATAAAAGAAACATGTAGCAAGACTAGAAACCTAATAGTCTGTTCATCAGATTTACTTAATATTGATCGAATCCATATTGTTTTTGAGGATACAATCTCTTCTTTTTGTTATGACAAAGGAATCTGATGATCTTCATTCTAATATTCATTGTTGTCTTAAAGTTGAAATTTTAGCTAGTGAAATGTTTAGGTGAAACAACATATAAAGATTAGTGGTCTGATGCCATGTCAATGTTTATAGGCTTTCAGCGCACCTAGTGATCCACTGCATTAATTACATTAGGGTGAGGCTGTATTTGAATTAGTGTTACCTCAAGCTTCCTAAGAGTATGTCACCTTGGGGTGTTCCAACATGAGTTCATCGTGAAGTGTTGAAAGTTTAGTCCAAGTTTGTTCATTATTCAGTGTTTAAAGTTTCTCTGTAGATCTCAGGTATTTTTGTTGTTAAAGTAAATAAGAAAATGCTTATCAAAGATGCAATCTATAAGGCTGAATGCATTAGGAATATTTACATTGATAATTTTGTTCTTGATTATATTGCTGACCTCTCTGAATTACATTTGCAGCCTCAAAGCCTTCTGCCTCATGCAATACAAATGGAGTCGTATCATCTTTGAATCAAAGCTGTCAACATCTTCTTACAACAACCTCAAAACCTCTCTTCGAAATCTTGTATTGTCATAGGAATATAGAATCCTGTAGCCACATGATCATATTTGGTTATTGGGTAGGACCTGATATTGATGATGGTTATGGCTATGTGGAAGCTTTTGTTAATCAAATTACTTGAGAATCCACTATTTAGCTAGCTTTTCTTGCTGCTTATGAACATATTAATGAATAAAGAGCTGATGGATATAGAGAACACTATGATTTTACCACATCATAACATCCCtgatgatttaaaaaaaaaaatgggagtaGGGGAGGAGGAGAATTTGAATCTCTTGGGCCTTGTTGGGTTTTCTCACAATTGTGAAAATCTTTCCGGCCATCTAAAAAGGATCCATGCCCATGTTGACGCGTTGTGGCCTAAAATGGGGTTCATCAGATCCATTGCAATGGGTATTGTTACAATAATAAACTCCATCCGGACCATTGGGTTTTACTATTATGAAGCTCGATGCCGTGATTCAATGTTCGAGTTCATTGAAGCAACTTCTGTCTCATACATATAGAAAACCAAACCATCACACACATATGCCTTCTTTTTTTAGTATTTTGACATTGGTAAATGCTAG
This region includes:
- the LOC133721772 gene encoding uncharacterized protein LOC133721772, coding for MAGLVSMTFSIPLSASHTFTNEVPLAKSALVRVSSRRISGSASKPSASCNTNGVVSSLNQSCQHLLTTTSKPLFEILYCHRNIESCSHMIIFGYWVGPDIDDGYGYVEAFVNQIT